The following proteins are encoded in a genomic region of Drosophila suzukii chromosome 4, CBGP_Dsuzu_IsoJpt1.0, whole genome shotgun sequence:
- the ND-49 gene encoding NADH-ubiquinone oxidoreductase 49 kDa subunit, whose protein sequence is MAFANISRRFLVPGVSHLRLRTQFVPAGSTTLSGHESRRGAAKWYPDPEFMKQFSGPVMYPDEVTSLWKVPPWNSKVTPVEKSVRNLTLNFGPQHPAAHGVLRLVLELDGETVMRADPHIGLLHRGTEKLIEYKTYTQALPYFDRLDYVSMMCNEQCYSLAVEKLLNIEVPLRAKYIRTLFAEITRILNHIMAVGTHALDVGALTPFFWLFEEREKMMEFYERVSGARMHAAYIRPGGVSLDLPLGLMDDIYEFASKFAERLDEVEDVLTTNRIWVQRTEDIGIVTAEEALNYGFSGVMLRGSGIKWDLRKQQPYDAYHLVDFDVPIGTKGDCYDRYLCRVEEMRQSLRIIDQCLNQMPAGEIKTDDAKVAPPSRSEMKTSMEALIHHFKLFTQGYQVPPGATYTAIEAPKGEFGVYLISDGSSRPYRCKIKAPGFAHLAALEKIGKQHMLADVVAIIGTLDVVFGEIDR, encoded by the exons ATGGCGTTTGCCAATATTTCGAGGCGATTCCTTGTTCCGGGGGTGTCCCACTTGAGGCTGCGGACTCAATTTGTTCCAGCAGGCTCGACAACGCTAAG TGGGCATGAAAGTCGCCGCGGAGCTGCAAAATGGTATCCAGACCCTGAGTTCATGAAGCAGTTTAGCGGCCCAGTGATGTATCCAGATGAGGTGACATCGCTCTGGAAAGTGCCCCCATGGAACA GCAAGGTGACGCCTGTCGAGAAGTCTGTGCGTAACTTAACTCTAAACTTCGGCCCCCAACATCCCGCGGCCCATGGAGTCTTGCGTCTAGTGCTGGAGCTGGATGGAGAG ACTGTGATGCGTGCCGATCCGCACATCGGACTGCTGCATCGCGGCACTGAGAAGCTCATCGAGTACAAAACGTACACCCAAGCATTGCCCTATTTCGACCGGCTAGATTACGTATCCATGATGTGCAACGAACAGTGCTATTCTCTGGCTGTGGAAAAGCTTCTCAACATCGAGGTGCCCCTCCGAGCGAAGTATATTCGAA CTCTGTTTGCCGAGATCACTCGAATTCTAAACCATATAATGGCTGTCGGAACACACGCCTTGGACGTTGGTGCTCTAACgccttttttttggttgttCGAGGAGCGGGAGAAAATGATGGAATTCTATGAGCGAGTTTCTGGTGCCCGAATGCATGCTGCCTACATCCGTCCTGGTGGCGTGTCTTTG GACCTGCCTCTTGGCCTAATGGACGATATCTATGAGTTTGCATCAAAGTTTGCCGAGCGTTTAGACGAAGTGGAGGATGTATTGACCACGAACCGAATCTGGGTGCAGCGAACCGAGGACATTGGTATTGTAACGGCAGAGGAAGCTCTGAACTACGGTTTTAGCGGCGTCATGTTGCGGGGCTCCGGTATAAAGTGGGATCTCCGCAAACAACAGCCGTACGATGCGTACCATCTGGTAGACTTCGACGTGCCCATCGGCACCAAGGGCGACTGTTATGACCGATATCTTTGCCGCGTAGAGGAGATGCGCCAGTCGCTGCGAATAATTGATCAGTGCCTAAATCAAATGCCTGCTGGAGAAATCAAAACGGACGATGCTAAGGTAGCACCCCCCTCTCGATCCGAAATGAAGACGTCTATGGAGGCTCTTATCCACCACTTCAAGTTATTTACCCAAGGCTATCAAGTTCCTCCCGGAGCAACGTACACAGCAATTGAAGCTCCAAAGGGCGAATTTGGTGTTTACCTTATATCAGATGGATCGAGCCGTCCATATCGCTGTAAAATCAAAGCCCCGGGATTCGCCCACTTGGCAGCTTTAGAGAAGATTGGAAAGCAGCACATGCTTGCCGACGTCGTTGCCATTATTGGTACTTTGGATGTAGTATTTGGGGAGATAGATcgataa